Part of the Ictalurus furcatus strain D&B chromosome 28, Billie_1.0, whole genome shotgun sequence genome is shown below.
AATGACGGTCAGTGCTACCCGTGTTCTCGCAGCACAACTCGCTGCATTGCTTGCAGTACCACTTATGCAATGCTAAACACACCAGAGAGGAAATGGAGGGGGGAGAAacggagagaagaaaaaaaaataacaacttgGTTAGAAATTGTTTACTGCTTTCAGGGTGACCCAGAAAAGCGTGCAGAGAAACATTATGAACCTCATGTACAAAGCCGTTTCCATTTCCAGGTGTAATCAGGCTGCATTCCGTGTTAAAACCATTGGATGAAATTGGCATACGAATATAACCATCCAGTTCATGCACTTTGGTGAAAAGAAGTACGTGCTTTAATACTGCTTGTCCATTGGGCCGCTTCCGTCCCCCTGTTCGTAGCACGTACTGCAAATTCCGAACATCTCCATACATTTCCCTCAAATCTGACCCATTAAACAGGCCTCTCTCCAAATTTCTGAATCGGACTCGACTGCAGGATGAACGGAATCCAGTCTCATTACACACTTTTCATATAAAGTCTTTTCACACGTATCCTGTTCGTTATCTTCATACAATAGATCAGCCATATTAATGCCTTCCAGACTGTTTATTTGTTCATCGTGAACACATTCATCTCTTTCGTTACTGAATGTGAATTTCCTGTTTAGTCCTACAGTAAGGTGTCGGTCAGCTCACTGCTCGACCGTTTCCACCATTTTGCAGCTCTTAACCTGTAATTCGTGTGTAAACTCGAGTAGAATCCATTTAGCATTCGGATGCGCGAGCGCGTTTTATAAGTCGTGTTTAGCGCTGCACATCATCACGTACGTGACATCTGGCCCTAAATATCTCACTAAGTGGCACAATTTTAATGGGGACTCCAGTCAGATGTAGAACACTATTAATACCTGGGTGTTTTACTAAAACCAGCGGACCATTTTGAAGCCTACTTTATTTAGATAAATTATTGATATAAAGCAAGAGCGCCTCTACAGCAGATACGCCGCAGATAATGTAAAAGTAATGTGGCAGTAAAAGTAAGGCAGATAATAAAAGCTAAAgtgaaaaaacatgtttttagctggggtttttttttttgtttttttttaaatcggcgATGGAGCCTGATGAACGTTTATTGGTAACGTTTTCCAGATCTGTagtgctttaaaacaaaagacCGCTTCAAAACTACTTATTTAAAgtttcatactgtatatggaaTGTGGAGACGGCTGGCACTAGACGATCTCGAGACACGATTTGGATCATAGTTTATTATTCAGGGATGGTATGAAGGTGGTTCGCGTTCAGAGATTTAAAAACTAGTCATTAAAATTTTACTCAATTGAGATGGTTACAGAATCAATGAACACGGCCTTCTAGTTATTTTCACGTTGCCTCTGACGAGCCACAATTATACcgtatgtgtttatatttatagagGTTATTAATGAGttgggtgttttgtttttttttttgtctttttggtcAAATGAATACGTTTGACGTTCGATTCGGTTCGATTTGATTTGTCTgccacttttaacaatagacgtcatcaacaaagcagctttaaagaaatccagatatagatTCAGATCCCTAATGAGTAAGCCAGGTTCGGCGGTTTGTGGCACGCCACAAATGCGACGTGTAACAATATAATCAAACATGCTATTTTTATCCATATCTAACAGCCAGTCTTCCTTCACTGTGGTATTCTCTCAATGTTAcgagcatgcacacacacacacacacacacgcacgcacgcattcGATAAGGAATGCttaattttttacattctgTTTGCTCGTCTCTCCAAAGATCCACACTATATTCAATATTTAATCTCCTCGCATTAGGAATCCTCCAGATCGAAGCACATAAAGCAATCCAGTGATAACATCGGCTATCCAATTACCATAAACCTGATGCTATTACGTTAACCATAATAGAGTCATGGACAGGataaaaatgtacacatttgCTGAGCAGCATGAAAATGACCTTTGTATTCCTCCTGCTGGTGTGGCACCAAACCGAATGAAAAGAACCGTATCAACTCAACAAGACATTATAGCTGAGCTTAACCCTGCTATTATGTCATGGGTCAATTTGGCCCATTttcacatttgagatgtctggaAAAACTgcttaatctctctttttctctttgaattttTCCCTCATTTCGAGTCATGAACTTACATGCAAAAATACTTCATCGTATGGCTCGTCTCGGACAAGCCGTAATAAAAGTTTACAGTTTTAAGCTGCTctttgctggggtttttttttttgtgtgtgtgtgtatatttaaacTGTAGAAGAGATATTTTAACGCATAAcgtaatggatgtaacttttttcccccccgacaTAACAGGAGGGTTAAAATTGCTCGTCATGAGCCGTGAAAGCAACACAAACCGATTAACAGGAGCTAAAATCTGTTGAACGCAATATGGCTTCAGTATATGGAGATGATACTCTTACAGTCAGATCTCGCCAGCTTCTCAGCCGGTGTGCACCCGGATCGATCGACGGGCCATAAATAAACATCCTGCTTTCCAGCCCACTGTCAAGGCCTGACTGACAGCCCTGAGACTTCGAGTCATTAAGCTGCTCTGCTCTGATCGATGGCCGGGCTAAATGGATAGTCACCTTGTGCCTGGTATTGCTGTCAGCCAGGTATGAGCAGCCAGCATTTTGTTGGAGGCAAACGTCCCCGTGGCCTATCCATTTACCTGCTGGATTAGAGCCATCGATTTCCTGCCGGAGCAGACAGACTGACATGCAGCATGCTCATATTATAAAAGAGACACGCTAAGCtgtgcagtgtatatataagttGAGTGACGCGAAAGCGTAAATGAAGTTATATTGACTATATAACATTTGGCTATTTTCTGAGAAGTTTCTAGAAGCTAATTAGTTCGTTAATCCTGAAGGCAGGTATTACTCCGTGCTCAGCAGGGAAAATATTCAGAGTTGTGTCATCCAGAGCTTTAACGTTCTTCTCAGCTGTTCGGTAGAGCACATTTTGAGTCGCTAGATCTGATTGAACAATTGTGTTGAACTTAACTCAGCCTGATTGCGCCATCTGTACGACTCGGTTTAGGTAATGTTATGTTAAAAAGATTCACTAACTGTTGCGGTGTCTTGAAATAGTGTGCCTTTTCAGTTTGCCTTTCAGTTTACAGGAAGTCAGCAACAATAAAGGCACTCCAGACATCCGCCTCTtggttttatttgactttttctaAACGTATTTGGTGAATGTATTTATACTTTTACCATAAAGTGACGTTTGGcctatactaaaaaaaaaacaactgtgggtctgttaaaaaacaacagcatCGTTGTTGTTATTGAcccaaggaaataaaaaaaaaaaagatgcaaagaaaacaatttcccATCGCCTTTTTCTTAGTGAGGATGGTAAAGGGCTCTGAGTCCTTAGTAAGGATTTGATACTGAAATTGCTCAGTATTCAGACCTCGTGTGTAACTACAGACTTAAGCACTATTCAGAAGTTAGATGTAATAGTTGCACAAATGGGGTGGAGTTTGAATGAAGAGGCATGTATTAGGGATGCAGAGttgtttagtggttagcacgttcgcctcacacctccagggtcgggggttcgattgccaccgtggccctgtgtgtgcggagtttgcatgttctccccgtgctgcgggggtttcctccgggtactccggtttcctcccccagtccaaagacatgcatggtaggctgattggcgtgtccaaagtgtccgtagtgtatgaatgggtgtgtgagtgtgtatgtgattgtgccctgcgatggtttgacaccccatccagggtgtaccccgccttgtgccccatgctccctgggataggctccaggtttcctcgcgaccctgtaggataagcgccatagaaaatggatggatggacaaatcaCAATAGCAGATCCTAATATCCTGCACATAGCCTTGTGGCTTCATTAAGTTTTGCGCACAAATCATTTTCAGatcacgatatatatatatatatattttttttctttaaatgcacAATAACAGGAGGtgttattttataagctgctgcATAACTAAgaattaatgtgataattacaagACTCtgattagatgtttatttcagtgcttGCCATTTATTTGCTTGCCGTTTATTCCTGCGCTTGtgatatatcatcatattagtATTCTTATTTTTAAGTTGTCTCTTGTTTTTAAGTTACAGCATATTACAttttacagcactgtaaaaaaatttaaaaaaataaaaacccttccATTTTCAGTCCATAGTTTCtatcaaggattttttttcagtcttaaAGGCAGTGGTCTAGTTGTctagatgctattggaaaacaGTGCCTCGACACGGACTATATTGTGTTTAACAGGGTGGAAATCAGCGTGAGGCAGCTGGAAGACACAGCAATCATCAATAATTTAATTACCCCGTATTGGGTTGGATAAGGGCCTACCACCTGCTCTCTAGAACAGAATCTCCTGTGGACACGTTAATATCATGTTAAATTAATCACATGCCGTGATCACGCGACTGACTTATGTGTACAGACATGTTAATGTATTGAGTCCCATTCAGGAACTCTTCCTTTGACAAACAGGAAACAAGTACATGAGTGAGAAATGTGTTTCCTGTGAATATTTGCGTTAACAGTGAATTCCCcaggttgggtttttttattatcattatttatttatttattacactggAATTATTGTGCtcaaaataaccaaaaaaagaGACGTGGTCTGGAACAAGATGAGTCAAAGAATGCTGCATGCTTGTGAATCCGGTCTGACTTCCTGCTCTCTGATAGCTGTTGTTTGACCTCCATAGGAGCTTCTGAAGAGATTCATGGAGGGCCAAGTCCCGCTGGAGGGCTTCCTGGACTCTTTCCAGAGCTTCAGGAAGACGTATCACGTCCGCCGGGCACAGGTTGAGAAGATCCAGGAGCTCAACCGGCCGGAGAGGAAGCAGACCAAGCGCtcggaggaggacgaggaggaggcgGAAGAGCAGAAGAAAAAGGATCAGGGGTCAAAGGAGCTCCGGCCCAACGGCATTACCTCCCACGGGTCGGCTCGCATCTTCCAGGTGCGTTACGGCCTCACGCCGGCCATCCTGGTACCCCTGTCTACGTCCTCGGCTCCATCCACCAGCTTGTCTCCTCTGGACTCGTGCCCAGGACAGCGCCAGGCTTTAGGGCACGGTGCCCCTCATCCGTGCCCTGGGCAACCCGTGGGCCTCAGAGTGATAGGACAGTTACCAGGCTGGCCGATCAGACCGGTGCGGTTACAGCAGCTCTATAGGCCCAGTCCACATCAGCATGAACCTCCATATCGATAACGTCCAAACACTGTGCAGCATTAATGTCTGACTCGAGACCTTTGggttaatgtaaacattttcatCGGTCAACACAAAGGTCGCTTTCATccgcctaaaaaaaaaagggagatgATTGGAAAGCCATAAAATGTCTTGTCTATGTTGTGAACAAGCCAGTGGATTACACAACTCCAGGGCGTCTCTGTCATTGTTGCCTGTTTGTGtcgttttgttttcttcctgtCCCTTTTGTCGGGATATGGCTGCTGCTTTTGTGAAGGAATGAGAGTCGTTAAGACACTGATTTCTGACTGGAAGGACTTGTTTGATGCCAATGATGTTCTGAGAAATGCCAGGCTAATGATATTGCCTTGttatggtgatgataatgatcaATAAAGTCctattataatgtttattataaacCAGTATTTCAGTGCTTCCCAAAGCCCATTTATGTCCTTTATAGGTTGTTGACCAATGCACagcactctcagaaaaaaaaaaaaaggcactaaaCTGTAGCTTTCCTTGTCACAGCTGTGGACCTTCTGTTGCTATGTATCTTTTACATGGTAATGTCAATGTAAACGTTAAAGTGTTACTCTAAATGCTAATTCATGGTACAAGACTGACCCTTAAGGTTCTATTGTCTACCTttgaatggtttttttttttttttttaaaggtacactacattCACACAACCATGTAAAAGATACACACAAGGAATGGTACAGTTTAGAAGTTTACAAGCTGTATTCCTAAAAGTCGATGGCTCTTCACTGAAAATTCTAAAAagattgtattatttattcctTCAGTTGAGACTGTTGGTCCCAGGCTTCGCATAAGACTTGTGTCGCagaatgtgtttgtgattttGCTCCTGCTGTCAGAAGTGTGGGTCTGTTTCACGAGATACAGACAGATTCATTAACCAAAATTGATTGCAGCTTTCCAAATAAATTGGGGCAAGACACAAAAAACGAACGCGAGTGTGTTCCCACATTATTCAGACTGGAAGTCATATCAAAGAAGGCagaatctatttatttatggaaatcCTGTTTAAAATGGAGCGCCATGCGTCATCTTGAAATGCAGCTTGTGTGCTGTGACTAAAAAGACTGGTTTTAATTCCAGGCGCGGTATATTTCATAGCcgcgtaaaaataaaaacgactTTTCATGGCGATATGTAGATGGCGATTGCTTTGTGGACAGTTGGGATCGGCAAGACGCTAATATGAAATCGTGTCGTAAGTATCGCAGGAATTGTCAATACTTGTATAACTTATCGTCAATACTTATATACTtctatatctgtatttgtgCCAGCTATTTCATTTTTCTCGCTTTTCCTACAGCGTTAAATTAGCACACCGTATCGCCAAACgtatttggacacctgaccatcacacgcaTTTGTGAGCCTTCCCTAAACTGTCGTCACAAAGTCGTAAGCACACAACTGTGCAGAATTCTTTATATgttgtagcgttacaatttcctttcactggaactaaagggtCCGAACTTGTTGcatcatgacaatgcccctgtgcacaaagcaaaaaaagtggaaagccttcccaggagAGTAGAGGCTGCTATAACAGCAAAGATGGAGACCAACtgtgggtgtgacggtcaggtgtccacatacttttggtcatatagtgtatagaaTCGAGCCACGGTATTTTTTAAACGTGGTACTGCGGGGTTTGCTGCTCAGGAAAGCTAAATATACTGAAGATCATCTATCAAGAAGTCTACAAGTGATTGAATATTTTTgccttataccacagtgctgtgaaattctcaattctgattggccagaaggtgtcgGTTAACTTTCTATAACGGCAGCACTGATAGCAGTGACGTAATTCGAAGCCGAATAATAAGCAGATTAAACGTGTGGTGTTATGTAACAGAGAGAAACCTTTTAGTCATTgatatagtgatttttttttctgtaaggagtctccagtgtcagagcgtTGTAACAAACCCTGAGGTAATATATTTGTAAGCTAACTTtcgccatgggaaagtcttcaggacagacggctttgcggtttctcagtcGATACCAGGAACTCCCTTGATTCATGCATGTtccataaatcatttaaaaagtacaatgcaTCACTctgtaattaataaacaattggAATCATTGGCTaattgctgtgatatgagatattatattatattttgggAGAAGCTCTAGGAGATAAAAAAACCAGTTGATATTCAAAAGCCTAAAGTATGACCTTTAAAATACATGCATGGATTTAAACATCTGACCTTGCAAATGAGTTCCTTCTTCATGCGTTACTCCATTTCATTGCTGCTATAGCAACAGCCAGCAGTACCTACGGAGATATAATTAATGTTTTGTCCATTGTTGTTTAAATGTCTCAGCACTGAAAGAGAGGAAACTTTCATTCTGCTGGTACAAAGGTTGCTCATGGAAACAAAGTTCCTTCTGCTGTAGTGATGCCAGAGGACAGAAAGGTGAGGAAAACTTGACGCAAATGCCATCTTGAATGGTTACAATGTGACATTCTTTGACGTTTATGGGAGATTACTGGTGGTTCCTATAAAATTTGAAGGTTATATATATGCTTCCCCCAGATAACATCTGGTCAGTGGTGTTCCACTGATGGATGGAGGGGTGCTGATTAATTCTGCACAGAAACAGATGGGCTTGCAATGGACTGAtgtccatccagggtgtattcctgcctcgcaCCCGGCGTTCTccggataggctctggatcctagatgaagtggttactgaaagtgagcgAGAAAAACAGATGGGCTTCAGCGAGGAACTGTATACCTACAAAGTGCATCTATAATGTAGGTGTATCTGATAAAATGGCCAAGGAGTGTAGCTCTAAGGTATAGGTTGTGAAGCTAATGAGTTATCCATTGGCGTATTCCAATACGGTAATGAGATTACTTTTTCCGCTGTATAGAAAAGTCAGTATAGAAAAGACATTtactcatttggctgatgcgTATTATCCAAAGCCACTAGACTAACCTAGGCGTAAATTAACATATATTATACCGCaatactgttgaattctcaactctgattggtcCGAAAGTATTTATTAAGTTTCTCCAACAGCAGCTATGActgtaaaagaacaaaaagcacaatgtttattaacaaatacaattttttaatcatttgggaaattactgtggtataagaggattaaaacactttaCAGGATGtgttgttaaaggaaaatattccGCTCCACTTCACTTCCACACACGCACGGtcacgttttattccttatatttCTTCTGGAGATGAATTTAGACCCCACCCTGTCTAGAGCATTTCCTAGATGTCACTCGTCTGTGATAGAATCAGCCCATAGGGTCAGGTGGGGTCTACGTTCTAACTGGAATGACCTATCTACCGTAAACGTGAGCCTAAATGGGCCAAGCCTTGGACTCATACATGCATCTCAAAAAGttttaatatcgtggaaaagtgactttttttccccccgtaattgaattcaaaaagtggaactttcatatattctagattcattacacataaagtgaaatattttaagccttttttttttgttttgttttaatctcgatgattatgTCTTACAGCTCATATAAAAaattcagtatctcaaaatattcgaataaagaatttataatacagaaatgtcaaaaaGCTCTGATCAGcgaatgaactcaaaacacctgcaaaggtttcctgaggctttaatctctcagtctggttcagtacacaaccacaatcacggggaagatggaagtaaatgttgcatttcatttggaaatcaaggtcccagagtctggaggaagagtggagaggcacagaatccgagctgcttgaagtccagtgtgaagtttccacagtcagtgatggtttAGGGTGTCGTGTCATCTACTGTGTCGGTCCACTgcgttttctcaagtcgagagtcgatgcagcgtctaccaggagattttagagcacttcatgcttccatctgctgacgagctttacggagatgctgatttccttttccagcaggacttcacacctgcccacagtgccaaaacttctagtaactggtttgctgacctgTGCTCGATCGTTCAgacgactcgcctgacccgaaccccatagagaatctccGAGAGACACCGGActcaacaatacagacgagctgaattCAGCAGTGTCTCTTGTTCTAACATGAATTATCACAGGGTAGATGGTGTTTGGATTACAAACGCTTTGCCAGAGAGAGGCAAGGTGTCATCTGACTTCTGCGACGGAAACGTTTTTTAAACTTCACGCAGTAAATACGAAGCTGCAGTCATCTGATTACAACAGTGCCTCGCGGTTCAAAAACCCGAAACCTGATATTGGAGTACACTGGAGTACGGTTGGTTTTAAGATGAACATGATAACGGCAAAATTCCCCAAAATCAACAGACCATATCTGAATCATTGGCTGCCCGGGTGAAGATGCAGGCTCGTTGCCGTTTGTTCATTTGGTTCCCATGCAGTTCAGATCTTCTTATTTTATCCAACAAAAGCGTGGAAATAGGACGGCACTGAGGAGCTGAAACGGTGCCAGATTTTTTGACTGTTTTGCATAACAAGAATGTCATATAAAAAAAGGAACAGAGGTGTCGGCTCCTTGAGACAAAACCTTTGAAGAATGTCAAACAGCATGTGTCTTGAGGCGAACCACCCCCTGCTGTCCTGTGATGCATTTCAATAGCCCTGGCTTGACGCAGGGAAGCTTCGGTCGTGTAAAAGTGAATGGTGAATTTAAATGAGGTGGGAGCTGCTATACCTCAGGGCTTTATGAGGGAATATCGATTTGTATGGCATCACAGAGCCGGAACCGGTCTGTATACTGATATGTTGTCATGCGCATGTAAgcctgtatgtttgtgttttgagaTGTTCACAAGGAAATAAAAGGCAGATTTACTCCATGTTGTGTGAGTTTCATAATCATTTCCAGCTCAAATGATATTGTTTACATTGCTGTAAACTGGGGCAGGATCCAGGATTATGTATGCATGATGGGATTCGTCACTGTACCAGAGAGAGAATGCGTGTCAACTGACTTCTGTAATAGAAACTGATTTCATCTTTCTAAATAAATGCAGTCTAATATCCGATTACAAAATGATGCCTTGAAGTgccaatcaaataaaaatcgAAAGATTTCCCAAGAAACGTATCTGTAACATGAAGCTACCCAATGAAGATGCAGGTTCATCGTCATTTACTTTTAAGAAGACCACTTCTCATTTTATGATTACCaacctgtgaaaaaaaaagagaaaatgatacTTCCTGGAACTAAGATCCAAGCATGTCCTCCATACTTTGGAGCTCATCTTTCTATAAGGCAGAACCGTCACTGCTGTTCATTTTCTGCTTGACTTGATGCCCTCAGAAGGAAGATGAAGGGTTACGACCCTATCCTCCCCCACCTCATGCTCCAGACTGTTTGTGAGCTGGCTAGCGGAACCCCCAGAGCAAGGCCAATCTAGTACAGGATGAGCACAGCAGGGTTTATCGAGGTCGATGGCTTTGGATGGCAGGAGCTGTTTATCTTCTTCAAGAGGTTCTGCATGCAAACGACTCCACGATGTCGGTAATGCGAGCCAGCTCGGCCAACGTTACCCCGCAAACGATCCCTATCATTCAAATGGATGTGTCGCTCAGAAACGCACAGTTTACTAAGAGTGGAACTTCTTTCATTTGcaatgttattgttttttttttttaatgaacctaTTACATCTACCAAATTTATAGTATTTAAGGTAATCGAATATACTTAATATCAGTACATAGACTCCAGGCTGTAGGCTCCAAAACCCAGAGTCTTTCATTAAGAGGTGTTATTTCTAAAATTTCCAAAAAATGTGGCTTAAAACGTATTATTATATGAAAGTGctgtgattctgattctgacagTCAGTAGGCCAGTCTGTATTACAAACCACAGGtttacacgtatatatatattgcgCTCGTGTTAATATGTTTCGTTTCTGTAGTAGCAACTCATCTACAAGGACGTGATCTAAACCTAATgataaaaagaattttaaaaagtgtattatgtaattatatatacaacacataattgttgatatgttcaagttttctgtaaggaaatgttttaacattaattgaaggagtctccagtgtcagtgctttgtaacagccagtaacagtcttcaggacagaagacttTCCAGGTTTTCAGAAACATTTGACTTATGGCGAAGGAGCGACcctttatagctgttataacgtaggtgataacaggaactaacttggatttgtggatgttccacaccattaaatgtaagtataaacaGATAataagtatgatgtgttgttctttaatgttATTTCATTCTTTATTGTAATTAAGAGGTATAAAAGACTCTAGGATGTgcggttatagaaaataatcaacttaggggtggtaagagtaactgtTGGACGTTGAGCCAGATCGCATCAAAGcatgaattattttcctataacagtacgccctcaagtgtttcattccttcattcaacAATACATTAATTTGAAATGGAGATAAATGCCATTTTAGCAAGTCAAACAATCCTGCTATGAAATatatcagaatatatatatatttttttgcacagtTCAGCTGTTGTGATTCCCCAGATTTGATTAAAATTTTAATACATATATTCACCTAACACAGTGTTCATTGTCATCTCTTAACAACTAACACCCGATATTGTCTCAGTACACTGATTGTTAGGCATTCTCCTGACTGTTGCTTTCAGTCAACAGCAAACAATAATCCATCAGTAGTCTAttagtaaataataattcagtctTATGCGTAAAAGTAATTAATATAGTAAAGTAATGGTAAAAGGTATAGTAAAGTGTAATTCCTGAATATAAGACAGTTCTTGGTAATGACCTCTACTTTCACAGTGTACTGCACAAATCTAAATAGAGTCGAATCTACATTTATTTTGGAGTTTACTACGCAATGTGTGCCAAAGAATTGCTGGCACGTTCCTCCAAACCATCTTTACAGAGTCATTTATTAAACAGGGAACCACGCACAGGCTTCCTCGTGAATTCTCTGCAATAATTGCTACCTTGTCaataattaatattcatttcgTCTATGACATTGCAGCTGATGCTAATAGAGTCTGCGGATTGATTGGCTTGCCCTCAGGCTCCTCGGAGTCTGGGCTCAATATTCCTGCTCTAATCCCTCACCCCTCAGCCATGATGGAAAACCC
Proteins encoded:
- the vps37d gene encoding vacuolar protein sorting-associated protein 37D isoform X2, whose product is MLVINRSLAEESLAHRPRLQNGKLQLAAKYGELAKLAASYREKQSRLETHMQKRGPQTAQNLLQDEVARAEEQSEELLKRFMEGQVPLEGFLDSFQSFRKTYHVRRAQVEKIQELNRPERKQTKRSEEDEEEAEEQKKKDQGSKELRPNGITSHGSARIFQVRYGLTPAILVPLSTSSAPSTSLSPLDSCPGQRQALGHGAPHPCPGQPVGLRVIGQLPGWPIRPVRLQQLYRPSPHQHEPPYR
- the vps37d gene encoding vacuolar protein sorting-associated protein 37D isoform X1, whose product is MSQKREVNSCPDGYRVLSTSELRELLQDETKMDKIVRLSEKFQELQVEREAMLVINRSLAEESLAHRPRLQNGKLQLAAKYGELAKLAASYREKQSRLETHMQKRGPQTAQNLLQDEVARAEEQSEELLKRFMEGQVPLEGFLDSFQSFRKTYHVRRAQVEKIQELNRPERKQTKRSEEDEEEAEEQKKKDQGSKELRPNGITSHGSARIFQVRYGLTPAILVPLSTSSAPSTSLSPLDSCPGQRQALGHGAPHPCPGQPVGLRVIGQLPGWPIRPVRLQQLYRPSPHQHEPPYR